GGTTGCGGTAGAAGTCGCGGGAGCTGCGGAGGAAGTCGGGTGTTGCGCCTTCGGGAATCCAGGAGGGAGTGGGACCGAAACGGAGGTCTGTGTTTTGCTCGAATCCGTTGTAGAAGGCGGCGCGGTAGCCGCGGTAGCGCGAATCAGCGAAGTAGGCGTAGTAGCCGAGTCCGCCAATAAGGCCGTACACGATGGGGATTTTCCAGACTTCCCGGTTGGTGTACTGCCCCCAGCCGGGGAGCATGAGCGAGCGCAGCATGACATCGCGGGGGTTGGGCACGGTGTCGCGTTCAGCTGTGGAAGGCAAAACACGTAGCCCGTCCGCGGAAGGAAAGGGCCGGGACTGCCCGGGGGACGGCTGCGTATGCCGCCCGGTGTTGGGGCCCGGGTGTTGGCCTTCTGCGACGTAGCGCGCCAAAGCTCCGAGGGCAGATGCATCCCCCTTCCCAAAAAAAACAAGCCCTGAATTTGGCTGTGCAGCCGGTAGCTCAGCGGCGGTGCGGGATTGTGCCGTTGCGGTGCTGTGCTGCAGGAGCGGCAGCATGAGTGCTAAGGCTAAGGCGGGGAGGTAGCGCATGGCGTTGCACGGCGATCAGGTGGATTGATGCAGGCCTTCGAAGAGGTGGAGCAGGCGTTCGAGCTCGTCGTCGGAGTAGTATTCGATTTTGATTTCGCCGCCGCGGGCTTTTTTCCGGATGTCGACTTTGGTGGCGAGCATGCGGCGCAGGCGGTTGGTGATTTCGCGGTATTCGAGATCGGGCTGCGGTACCGGCTGCTTGCTTTTGTTTTTGGAGGGCTTGCCGATGAGGCGCACAAGTTCTTCGAGCTGCCGCACGCTGAGCTCGTTTTCGATGGTCTTGTTGTAGAGGTCTTCCTGTTTTTGGGGATCTTCTACGTTGATGAGCGTGCGCGCGTGTCCGGCGGTAATTTTGCCGGTTTTGAGACCGTGCTGTATGGGCGCGGGCAGGCGGAGCAGGCGCATTTGGTTGGTTACCGTGGTGCGGTTGCGGCCTACGCGCTGGGCAACTTCTTCCTGCGTGAGGCTGCATTCGTCGATGAGGCGCTGATAGCCGAGGGCAAGCTCGATGGGGTTGAGCTCTTCGCGCTGTATGTTTTCGATGAGGGCGAAGACGATCATTTGTTCGTCGTCGGCTTCGCGCACGAAGGCGGGGATTTCGGGCAGGCCGGCCATGCGGGTGGCGCGGAGGCGGCGCTCCCCGGAGATGAGTTCGTAGCGGTCGCGGCCGAGGTGTCGTACGGTTATCGGCTGTATGAGGCCGTGCTGTACGATGGAGTCGGAGAGCTCCTGCAGGCGGAAGCTGTCGAAATCGGTTCGCGGCTGATGCGGGTTCATCCGGATGGATTCGACGGGGATGTGCAGGGTGATGTTGACGCGGTCGCGTGCGCTTTCCGCTGATGTATTGGGAGGCAGACCGGGAGGCGTCTGCCCTTCGTTTTCAGGGTTTTCCTGTTCGTCGAGGTTGGGGAAGTAGGCCCCGAGACCTCTGCCTAATACTTTTTTTGCCATTTCAGATAGTTGGAGTTTTCCCGTTTATGCGGCTGAATGTGATTTATTTGCCGCTTTTCTTTTTGCCGCCGGTTTTGAGGGCGGGGCTGTCCGGGAAGAGCGATTTGTTGCGTTCAATGATTTCGCGGGCGAGGGCAAGATAATTTTGGGAGCCGGTACTTACGGAGTCGTACAACAGCACGGGTTTTCCGAAGCTGGGCGACTCGGCAAGGCGCACGTTGCGGGCAATCAGGGTTTCGAATACTTTGTCGTTGAAGTAGCGGGTCACTTCTTCAGCAACCTGAGCCGATAGCCGCGTGCGGATATCATACATGGTGAGGGCTACCCCTTCAATTTCAAGACTGCGGTTGAGGTGCTGCCGTACGATTTTGATGGTGTTGAGCAGCTGCCCGAGCCCTTCGAGCGCAAAATACTCGCACTGTACGGGGATGAGTACCGAATCGGAGGCCGTGAGGGCGTTGATGGTGAGCAGGCCGAGAGAGGGCGGGCAATCGATGATGATGAAATCGTACCGGTCGCGTACCTTTTCGAGCGCTTCGTTGAGGATATGCTCGCGCCGCTGCCGGTCGATGATTTCGATTTCGGCCCCGACCAGATTGATGTGGCTCGGCACAAGGTCGAGGTGCGGCAGCTCGGTTTTCATGGTTACGTCTTCGACCGGGGTGTTTTCGGTAAGCAGTTCGTAAACCGAGGCTTTTACGGAAGGAGATTCAATGCCGAGGCCGCTGGTTGAGTTGTTCTGCGGGTCGATATCGATGAGCAACGTTGGGTGTTCCAGTGCCGCAAGACTTGCCGCAAGGTTGATGGAGGTAGTGGTTTTACCTACCCCGCCCTTCTGATTGGCAATGGAAATCACTTTTCCCATAGTAGCAAATAATTGATGATGGTGTAATGTAGTATGAACGGTACTGAGGGTGCGGAATACCGCAGTTGACCGGGGCGCCCGTGCTGCGGCTGACGGCACAAAAAGGCTGTTTAGCGTCAGTCGTGAGGCTTTCGGGTTTGCACTGAGGCCTTAAAATTACGGTTCCGGACAGTTTCCGGTATAGCTTACCAATATAATGAAATAAAAAAAGCCCGTTTACCGAATTATGGACTGACCTTTCGGGTAAACGGGCGTAAGTTGTAAGCGGGACGGGAAGCGCTACCTTGTGGTTTGTATGAGG
This genomic stretch from Cyclonatronum proteinivorum harbors:
- a CDS encoding ParB/RepB/Spo0J family partition protein, giving the protein MAKKVLGRGLGAYFPNLDEQENPENEGQTPPGLPPNTSAESARDRVNITLHIPVESIRMNPHQPRTDFDSFRLQELSDSIVQHGLIQPITVRHLGRDRYELISGERRLRATRMAGLPEIPAFVREADDEQMIVFALIENIQREELNPIELALGYQRLIDECSLTQEEVAQRVGRNRTTVTNQMRLLRLPAPIQHGLKTGKITAGHARTLINVEDPQKQEDLYNKTIENELSVRQLEELVRLIGKPSKNKSKQPVPQPDLEYREITNRLRRMLATKVDIRKKARGGEIKIEYYSDDELERLLHLFEGLHQST
- a CDS encoding DUF5683 domain-containing protein, which gives rise to MRYLPALALALMLPLLQHSTATAQSRTAAELPAAQPNSGLVFFGKGDASALGALARYVAEGQHPGPNTGRHTQPSPGQSRPFPSADGLRVLPSTAERDTVPNPRDVMLRSLMLPGWGQYTNREVWKIPIVYGLIGGLGYYAYFADSRYRGYRAAFYNGFEQNTDLRFGPTPSWIPEGATPDFLRSSRDFYRNRRDFLIFTTVLAYGLNVLDAYVFAHMRDFDVSDDLSFHAGPQQPEPYQAAAAQTPVPLPPLSQQLFTLRYRF
- a CDS encoding ParA family protein — protein: MGKVISIANQKGGVGKTTTSINLAASLAALEHPTLLIDIDPQNNSTSGLGIESPSVKASVYELLTENTPVEDVTMKTELPHLDLVPSHINLVGAEIEIIDRQRREHILNEALEKVRDRYDFIIIDCPPSLGLLTINALTASDSVLIPVQCEYFALEGLGQLLNTIKIVRQHLNRSLEIEGVALTMYDIRTRLSAQVAEEVTRYFNDKVFETLIARNVRLAESPSFGKPVLLYDSVSTGSQNYLALAREIIERNKSLFPDSPALKTGGKKKSGK